The Lycium ferocissimum isolate CSIRO_LF1 chromosome 1, AGI_CSIRO_Lferr_CH_V1, whole genome shotgun sequence genome includes a region encoding these proteins:
- the LOC132061850 gene encoding calcium-transporting ATPase 12, plasma membrane-type-like, translating to MVGLDRDVAMHHNILPFWDQLDQMTTMRYLYGRCTLLFWMGYRPFAGLDSAPVGPPEQPTQPFSHGPTEPEVSSHETVKSQYLVHETTSYSAPGPSQERIQAPFDTQPEILSVPGGLDPKKEHVMQKGAKARDDHGLKRPLIKMKKGVETMARAVEMLTPYLSSLARKRWRLAFHILSTARALLFTARKVVAENKSELLSNFSRSQSYYTAVDIEPECFSSISKPILAKLVRLRDAEQLRKLDGVEGLLSVLKADAEKGILGDVASRRKHFGTNTYKKPQINLSQILLKNLKDPNMIIVLLYAVISLGFGIKKHGLKGCLDGSIILVAVFLAIILSACCWWWHKQQIYELCRPIESVLIPVIRNGKDMRILLSEVLVGDVIRLKAGDQVPADGIYIDQQSLQIDESTITRKNDIVEVNNSCNLFLLSGSKVLRGNGRMLVTAVGMNTALAEIISPTCFNHDHKSLLQKKLHKLTSHIAKVGLGASSLVLLVLLVRYFTGNMRNNGRKFFVGGKTSIQDVWKDFIGILATPVALASAAIPEGLALACALAIAYSTKKMVADQAVVRSLSACEAIASATVICTSKEGILTENSLQVTQFWLGEEYIGRDSFSSFAPEILDLLHEGMALNTTKIPPGSSFEHIEDLVQNAILAWGIKSMKMDVEQLKNSCTIVPAESFNSEYQGRILIRRNADSRVHMHHKGTPEAILAMCSRYYKKTGDIQDINDDARAALQRTITKMKMDGLHCVGFAYRSVTAEHQIDHEGHFHPNLKEDDSILLAFIGLKAPCRKQARKAVMDCQDAGVNIKIFTKDDIHTARASAIDCGIIDHNHEISTGEVLEGTQFQEYAEDERLERVEKICVIARASTLDKLLMVRCLQKKGHVVAVTEDREGDAEVLREANVRLSLGNQGTDTERDNSDTVTTDDNFASIARVLNWGRTTYDKVQIFTQYQLTATIASLVIDFVTAISASKPQNINIVTVISAGNVPYATLQVLWVKLIVGTLAALALTIDRPGTKLMQQPPTNQNEPFITNTMWKNIVGQALYLISVLLTIQYQLSDKEKDTMIFNIFVLCQLFNIFNLRKYEGNLLSELRTKSFFWVIVGMIVIIQVAMVEMFEKFASTEKLNWEQWKMCIGIAALSWPEGETDTMQLVSLQDQYTPVSFFTRLVHTLWQLVKIIRNLHNVKGNLDNNLNSVPQNIELRK from the exons ATGGTAGGTTTGGACCGAGATGTAGCTATGCACCACAATATTCTTCCATTCTGGGACCAGCTTGATCAGATGACGACGATGCg CTATTTATATGGGCGCTGTACGCTGTTATTTTGGATGGGTTACCGGCCTTTTGCAGGGCTG gattcggcacCAGTGGGTCCACCAGAGCAACCCACTCAGCCATTTTCTCATGGACCTACCGAGCCAGAGGTATCTTCTCATGAGACTGTCAAGTCACAG TATCTCGTCCATGAGACTACTTCATATTCTGCACCAGGCCCATCTCAGGAGCGTATTCAGGCACCCTTCGATACACAG CCTGAGATTTTGAGCGTACCAGGGGGATTAGATCCCAAGAAGGAGCACGTTATGCAGAAGGGCGCAAAGGCGAGGGATGATCATGGCTTAAAGCGCCCTCTTATTAAGATGAAAAAGGGGGTAgagacgatggcgagggcggtggagatg TTAACGCCTTATTTAAGCTCCCTAGCCAGGAAGAGATGGCGCCTAGCCTTTCACATTCTCTCTACTGCCAGGGCATTGCTATTTACAGCCAGGAAGGTTGTGGCTGAAAACAAGAGTGAGCTCTTGAGCAACTTTTCGCGCTCTCAATCTTATTATACAGCAGTTGATATCGAACCAGAATGTTTTTCAAGCATCAGCAAGCCAATTTTAGCAAAACTTGTTCGATTGAGAGACGCTGAACAGCTTAGAAAGCTTGATGGGGTGGAAGGATTGTTGTCTGTCCTGAAAGCTGATGCTGAGAAGGGTATCCTAGGTGACGTTGCTTCCCGGCGCAAACATTTTGGGACCAACACATACAAGAAGCCACAAATAAATCTTTCGCAAATCTTGTTGAAGAACCTCAAAGATCCCAACATGATCATTGTACTACTATATGCTGTTATATCCCTTGGTTTTGGCATCAAAAAGCATGGGCTGAAAGGATGTTTAGATGGGAGCATCATATTAGTTGCTGTGTTTCTTGCCATCATTCTCTCTgcttgttgttggtggtggcaTAAACAGCAAATTTATGAACTTTGCAGGCCTATTGAAAGTGTCCTCATTCCTGTGATTAGAAACGGGAAAGATATGCGTATTTTATTATCTGAAGTACTTGTTGGAGATGTCATTCGCTTGAAAGCTGGAGATCAAGTCCCAGCTGATGGGATATACATAGATCAGCAATCCCTGCAAATTGATGAATCAACCATAACAAGGAAAAATGACATTGTGGAAGTTAACAATAGCTGCAACCTGTTCTTGCTATCTGGTAGCAAAGTCTTGAGGGGTAACGGTCGGATGCTTGTCACAGCGGTCGGCATGAATACAGCATTGGCAGAAATCATAAGTCCAACTTGCTTCAATCATGATCATAAATCACTTTTACAGAAGAAACTGCACAAACTGACCTCGCATATAGCAAAGGTCGGTCTGGGAGCCAGTTCCCTGGTTCTCTTGGTGCTGCTGGTCCGTTATTTCACAGGAAATATGCGAAACAATGGCAGAAAGTTCTTCGTTGGAGGTAAGACAAGTATACAAGATGTATGGAAAGACTTTATTGGTATTCTAGCAACTCCAGTTGCACTTGCATCAGCGGCCATTCCAGAAGGTTTAGCGTTAGCTTGTGCACTAGCTATAGCTTACTCAACCAAGAAGATGGTCGCTGATCAGGCAGTTGTCAGAAGTCTCTCAGCTTGTGAAGCAATTGCGTCCGCAACAGTGATTTGTACAAGCAAGGAAGGCATACTGACTGAAAACTCTCTGCAGGTCACCCAATTTTGGCTAGGTGAAGAGTATATTGGAAGAGATAGTTTCTCCTCATTTGCACCAGAAATTCTTGATCTGCTTCATGAGGGAATGGCTCTGAACACTACCAAGATCCCACCAGGATCTTCATTTGAACACATTGAGGATCTAGTTCAAAATGCAATTTTGGCCTGGGGAATCAAAAGCATGAAGATGGATGTAGAACAACTGAAAAACAGCTGTACAATTGTCCCCGCGGAAAGCTTCAACTCAGAATACCAGGGGCGTATTTTGATTAGGAGGAATGCTGACAGCAGAGTGCATATGCACCACAAAGGAACTCCAGAGGCAATACTGGCCATGTGTTCACGTTATTACAAGAAGACCGGGGATATCCAAGATAtaaatgatgatgctagagcAGCTTTGCAGCGAACAATTACAAAGATGAAAATGGATGGTTTGCACTGCGTTGGTTTTGCATATAGAAGTGTGACAGCAGAACATCAGATTGATCACGAAGGGCATTTCCATCCCAACCTCAAAGAAGATGATTCAATTTTATTAGCATTTATAGGACTGAAAGCTCCATGTAGAAAACAAGCAAGGAAAGCTGTGATGGACTGCCAAGATGCTGGGGTGAACATCAAAATCTTTACAAAGGATGATATCCACACAGCTCGTGCATCAGCTATTGATTGTGGTATAATTGATCACAATCATGAAATATCCACTGGAGAAGTCCTAGAAGGAACACAATTCCAAGAATATGCTGAAGATGAAAGATTGGAGAGAGTTGAAAAAATTTGTGTGATCGCAAGAGCCTCAACACTGGACAAGCTTCTGATGGTACGATGCTTGCAAAAGAAAGGTCACGTTGTTGCAGTTACTGAAGACAGAGAGGGTGATGCCGAAGTTCTTAGAGAAGCCAATGTGAGGCTTTCACTGGGTAATCAAGGAACTGACACAGAAAGAGACAACTCAGATACTGTCACCACGGATGATAACTTTGCTTCCATAGCTAGAGTTCTAAATTGGGGAAGAACCACATACGACAAGGTTCAGATATTCACCCAATACCAACTAACAGCAACTATTGCTTCTTTGGTGATAGACTTTGTGACAGCAATTTCAGCTAGCAAGCCCCAGAACATCAACATTGTCACAGTAATTTCAGCAGGCAATGTTCCCTATGCAACACTTCAGGTTCTTTGGGTAAAGCTGATCGTGGGCACCTTAGCAGCTCTTGCTCTCACTATAGACAGGCCTGGAACAAAGCTCATGCAGCAGCCACCAACTAACCAAAATGAGCCATTTATAACCAATACTATGTGGAAGAATATAGTGGGCCAAGCTCTGTACCTGATCTCAGTGTTGCTGACCATCCAATACCAATTAAGTGACAAGGAAAAGGACACCATGATCTTCAACATCTTTGTGCTTTGCCAACTATTCAACATATTCAACCTGAGAAAGTATGAAGGGAATCTCCTCAGTGAGCTAAGAACAAAAAGCTTTTTTTGGGTGATAGTGGGAATGATAGTCATTATCCAAGTTGCAATGGTAGAAATGTTTGAGAAGTTTGCATCTACAGAGAAGTTGAATTGGGAGCAGTGGAAAATGTGTATTGGGATAGCTGCTCTATCATGGCCA GAAGGTGAGACTGATACAATGCAGTTAGTTTCTTTACAAGATCAGTACACTCCAGTTAGTTTCTTTACAAGATTAGTACACACTCTATGGCAATTGGTGAAGATCATAAGAAATCTACACAATGTTAAAGGAAATCTCGATAACAACTTGAATTCTGTGCCACAAAATATTGAGCTAAGAAAGTAA